A window from Primulina eburnea isolate SZY01 chromosome 2, ASM2296580v1, whole genome shotgun sequence encodes these proteins:
- the LOC140818636 gene encoding probable galacturonosyltransferase 7 isoform X1 — protein MKGVVGGSAKRRWRNLVIPVVGLVVLSMLVPLVFLLGLHSGSHSTGDATHQRNSQPNPLRPIDQDNDAGKREKLEWIYRVHQSKHVNDLLERLSPSFPKEFGNNSKRGGNETGFSMPADLPKQAQPVIDTGPVVKNYTGEHRRSADESDLICEFRFGSYCLWGREHKEKMEDAMVKRMKDLLFVARAYYPSIAKLPSFEKLSHEMKQNIQEFERVLSETTTDKDLPPGNEKKIPEMEAVIAKAKSCPVDCNNVDKKFRQLVDMTEDETNFHMKQSAFLYQLAAQTMPKSLHCLSMRLTVEFFRSSFDTETVPMEKFLNPDLYHYIVFSTNILASSVVINSTVMHAKESEKQVFHLLTDRENYFAMKFWYFRNKYKEASVQVLNIEDIKLFDHHKVAPMHLSLPEEYRVSFHRVDELSFSLSRTEYISMFSHSHYLLPKIFRTLEKVVVLEDDVVVQSDLSALWDIDMGEKVNGAVQLCAVKLAQMKNYFSRNTIYENSCAWTSGVNVIDLSRWRAHNISETFQRLVQEMSREEGTSETTTLSASLLTFQGLVYSLDGSWMLSGLGRNYGIDLEAVNSAAMLHFDGNMKPWLELGIPKYRSFWKMFLNQQDSFLNDCNVIQ, from the exons ATGAAGGGCGTGGTTGGAGGTTCGGCGAAGAGAAGATGGAGAAATCTGGTGATTCCGGTGGTTGGACTCGTCGTCCTATCAATGCTCGTCCCACTCGTCTTTTTGCTGGGCCTCCACAGCGGTTCGCACTCCACTG GAGACGCCACTCATCAGCGGAATTCACAACCT AATCCATTGAGACCTATTGATCAAGACAATGATGCTGGTAAAAGAGAAAAATTAGAG TGGATCTACAGA GTTcatcaatctaaacatgtaaatgACCTTTTAGAAAGATTGTCCCCTTCTTTTCCCAAG GAATTCGGGAATAACTCCAAGAGAGGTGGGAATGAAACAG GGTTTTCCATGCCAGCTGATTTGCCGAAACAAGCACAGCCAGTAATT GATACTGGACCTGTTGTCAAAAACTATACTGGAGAACATAGAAGAAGTGCTGATGAAAGTGATCTGATCTGTGAATTTAGGTTTGGGAGTTATTGTTTATGGGGTCGAGAACATAAGGAAAAAATGGAAGATGCTATGGTGAAGCGGATGAAGGACCTACTTTTTGTTGCTCGTGCTTACTATCCAAGTATTGCAAAACTTCCATCATTTGAAAAATTGTCTCATGAAATGAAGCAAAATATTCAGGAGTTTGAACGTGTTCTTAGCGAAACAACAACGGATAAAGATCTTCCCCCTGG GAATGAAAAGAAGATTCCTGAAATGGAGGCCGTGATTGCAAAGGCAAAATCATGTCCTGTTGATTGTAACAATGTTGATAAAAAATTTAGACAGCTAGTCGATATGACAGAGGATGAAACTAATTTTCACATGAAGCAGAGTGCCTTCCTCTACCAACTTGCAGCTCAAACCATGCCGAAGAGTCTCCATTGTCTGTCAATGCGATTAACTGTTGAGTTTTTTAGATCTTCATTTGATACTGAGACTGTGCCGATGGAGAAATTTCTAAATCCGGATTTATACCACTACATTGTGTTCTCCACGAATATACTTGCATCATCTGTTGTGATCAACTCAACCGTGATGCATGCAAAA GAAAGTGAGAAACAGGTTTTTCATCTGCTCACTGACAGGGAAAATTACTTTGCCATGAAGTTTTGGTATTTCAGAAACAAGTATAAAGAAGCCTCAGTTCAAGTGCTGAACATTGAAGACATTAAGTTGTTTGACCATCATAAAGTGGCACCAATGCATCTGTCATTGCCTGAGGAATATCGTGTTTCATTTCATAGGGTTGATGAACTGTCTTTCTCACTATCTAGAACAGAATACATATCCATGTTTTCACATTCTCACTATCTCCTTCCTAAAATATTTCGTACTTTGGAGAAAGTTGTGGTTTTGGAAGATGACGTAGTCGTTCAGAGTGACTTGTCAGCCCTCTGGGACATTGACATGGGGGAAAAAGTGAATGGTGCCGTGCAATTATGTGCAGTGAAGTTGGCTCAGATGAAAAATTATTTCTCCAGAAACACTATTTATGAAAACTCTTGTGCTTGGACATCGGGGGTAAATGTAATTGATTTATCTAGGTGGAGGGCACATAATATTTCAGAAACGTTTCAGAGGTTGGTGCAAGAG ATGAGCAGAGAAGAGGGAACATCCGAAACTACTACATTAAGCGCTAGCTTGCTCACCTTCCAAGGTTTAGTTTATTCTCTTGATGGTAGTTGGATGCTATCTGGTCTAGGACGTAATTATGGCATCGATTTGGAGGCTGTCAATTCTGCAGCAATGTTGCACTTTGATGGAAACATGAAACCGTGGCTTGAACTTGGCATTCCCAAGTACAGAAGCTTTTGGAAAATGTTCCTAAACCAACAAGATTCGTTCTTAAATGACTGTAATGTGATTCAATAG
- the LOC140818636 gene encoding probable galacturonosyltransferase 7 isoform X3: MKGVVGGSAKRRWRNLVIPVVGLVVLSMLVPLVFLLGLHSGDATHQRNSQPNPLRPIDQDNDAGKREKLEWIYRVHQSKHVNDLLERLSPSFPKEFGNNSKRGGNETGFSMPADLPKQAQPVIDTGPVVKNYTGEHRRSADESDLICEFRFGSYCLWGREHKEKMEDAMVKRMKDLLFVARAYYPSIAKLPSFEKLSHEMKQNIQEFERVLSETTTDKDLPPGNEKKIPEMEAVIAKAKSCPVDCNNVDKKFRQLVDMTEDETNFHMKQSAFLYQLAAQTMPKSLHCLSMRLTVEFFRSSFDTETVPMEKFLNPDLYHYIVFSTNILASSVVINSTVMHAKESEKQVFHLLTDRENYFAMKFWYFRNKYKEASVQVLNIEDIKLFDHHKVAPMHLSLPEEYRVSFHRVDELSFSLSRTEYISMFSHSHYLLPKIFRTLEKVVVLEDDVVVQSDLSALWDIDMGEKVNGAVQLCAVKLAQMKNYFSRNTIYENSCAWTSGVNVIDLSRWRAHNISETFQRLVQEMSREEGTSETTTLSASLLTFQGLVYSLDGSWMLSGLGRNYGIDLEAVNSAAMLHFDGNMKPWLELGIPKYRSFWKMFLNQQDSFLNDCNVIQ; the protein is encoded by the exons ATGAAGGGCGTGGTTGGAGGTTCGGCGAAGAGAAGATGGAGAAATCTGGTGATTCCGGTGGTTGGACTCGTCGTCCTATCAATGCTCGTCCCACTCGTCTTTTTGCTGGGCCTCCACAGCG GAGACGCCACTCATCAGCGGAATTCACAACCT AATCCATTGAGACCTATTGATCAAGACAATGATGCTGGTAAAAGAGAAAAATTAGAG TGGATCTACAGA GTTcatcaatctaaacatgtaaatgACCTTTTAGAAAGATTGTCCCCTTCTTTTCCCAAG GAATTCGGGAATAACTCCAAGAGAGGTGGGAATGAAACAG GGTTTTCCATGCCAGCTGATTTGCCGAAACAAGCACAGCCAGTAATT GATACTGGACCTGTTGTCAAAAACTATACTGGAGAACATAGAAGAAGTGCTGATGAAAGTGATCTGATCTGTGAATTTAGGTTTGGGAGTTATTGTTTATGGGGTCGAGAACATAAGGAAAAAATGGAAGATGCTATGGTGAAGCGGATGAAGGACCTACTTTTTGTTGCTCGTGCTTACTATCCAAGTATTGCAAAACTTCCATCATTTGAAAAATTGTCTCATGAAATGAAGCAAAATATTCAGGAGTTTGAACGTGTTCTTAGCGAAACAACAACGGATAAAGATCTTCCCCCTGG GAATGAAAAGAAGATTCCTGAAATGGAGGCCGTGATTGCAAAGGCAAAATCATGTCCTGTTGATTGTAACAATGTTGATAAAAAATTTAGACAGCTAGTCGATATGACAGAGGATGAAACTAATTTTCACATGAAGCAGAGTGCCTTCCTCTACCAACTTGCAGCTCAAACCATGCCGAAGAGTCTCCATTGTCTGTCAATGCGATTAACTGTTGAGTTTTTTAGATCTTCATTTGATACTGAGACTGTGCCGATGGAGAAATTTCTAAATCCGGATTTATACCACTACATTGTGTTCTCCACGAATATACTTGCATCATCTGTTGTGATCAACTCAACCGTGATGCATGCAAAA GAAAGTGAGAAACAGGTTTTTCATCTGCTCACTGACAGGGAAAATTACTTTGCCATGAAGTTTTGGTATTTCAGAAACAAGTATAAAGAAGCCTCAGTTCAAGTGCTGAACATTGAAGACATTAAGTTGTTTGACCATCATAAAGTGGCACCAATGCATCTGTCATTGCCTGAGGAATATCGTGTTTCATTTCATAGGGTTGATGAACTGTCTTTCTCACTATCTAGAACAGAATACATATCCATGTTTTCACATTCTCACTATCTCCTTCCTAAAATATTTCGTACTTTGGAGAAAGTTGTGGTTTTGGAAGATGACGTAGTCGTTCAGAGTGACTTGTCAGCCCTCTGGGACATTGACATGGGGGAAAAAGTGAATGGTGCCGTGCAATTATGTGCAGTGAAGTTGGCTCAGATGAAAAATTATTTCTCCAGAAACACTATTTATGAAAACTCTTGTGCTTGGACATCGGGGGTAAATGTAATTGATTTATCTAGGTGGAGGGCACATAATATTTCAGAAACGTTTCAGAGGTTGGTGCAAGAG ATGAGCAGAGAAGAGGGAACATCCGAAACTACTACATTAAGCGCTAGCTTGCTCACCTTCCAAGGTTTAGTTTATTCTCTTGATGGTAGTTGGATGCTATCTGGTCTAGGACGTAATTATGGCATCGATTTGGAGGCTGTCAATTCTGCAGCAATGTTGCACTTTGATGGAAACATGAAACCGTGGCTTGAACTTGGCATTCCCAAGTACAGAAGCTTTTGGAAAATGTTCCTAAACCAACAAGATTCGTTCTTAAATGACTGTAATGTGATTCAATAG
- the LOC140818636 gene encoding probable galacturonosyltransferase 7 isoform X6 — MKGVVGGSAKRRWRNLVIPVVGLVVLSMLVPLVFLLGLHSGDATHQRNSQPNPLRPIDQDNDAGKREKLEEFGNNSKRGGNETGFSMPADLPKQAQPVIDTGPVVKNYTGEHRRSADESDLICEFRFGSYCLWGREHKEKMEDAMVKRMKDLLFVARAYYPSIAKLPSFEKLSHEMKQNIQEFERVLSETTTDKDLPPGNEKKIPEMEAVIAKAKSCPVDCNNVDKKFRQLVDMTEDETNFHMKQSAFLYQLAAQTMPKSLHCLSMRLTVEFFRSSFDTETVPMEKFLNPDLYHYIVFSTNILASSVVINSTVMHAKESEKQVFHLLTDRENYFAMKFWYFRNKYKEASVQVLNIEDIKLFDHHKVAPMHLSLPEEYRVSFHRVDELSFSLSRTEYISMFSHSHYLLPKIFRTLEKVVVLEDDVVVQSDLSALWDIDMGEKVNGAVQLCAVKLAQMKNYFSRNTIYENSCAWTSGVNVIDLSRWRAHNISETFQRLVQEMSREEGTSETTTLSASLLTFQGLVYSLDGSWMLSGLGRNYGIDLEAVNSAAMLHFDGNMKPWLELGIPKYRSFWKMFLNQQDSFLNDCNVIQ, encoded by the exons ATGAAGGGCGTGGTTGGAGGTTCGGCGAAGAGAAGATGGAGAAATCTGGTGATTCCGGTGGTTGGACTCGTCGTCCTATCAATGCTCGTCCCACTCGTCTTTTTGCTGGGCCTCCACAGCG GAGACGCCACTCATCAGCGGAATTCACAACCT AATCCATTGAGACCTATTGATCAAGACAATGATGCTGGTAAAAGAGAAAAATTAGAG GAATTCGGGAATAACTCCAAGAGAGGTGGGAATGAAACAG GGTTTTCCATGCCAGCTGATTTGCCGAAACAAGCACAGCCAGTAATT GATACTGGACCTGTTGTCAAAAACTATACTGGAGAACATAGAAGAAGTGCTGATGAAAGTGATCTGATCTGTGAATTTAGGTTTGGGAGTTATTGTTTATGGGGTCGAGAACATAAGGAAAAAATGGAAGATGCTATGGTGAAGCGGATGAAGGACCTACTTTTTGTTGCTCGTGCTTACTATCCAAGTATTGCAAAACTTCCATCATTTGAAAAATTGTCTCATGAAATGAAGCAAAATATTCAGGAGTTTGAACGTGTTCTTAGCGAAACAACAACGGATAAAGATCTTCCCCCTGG GAATGAAAAGAAGATTCCTGAAATGGAGGCCGTGATTGCAAAGGCAAAATCATGTCCTGTTGATTGTAACAATGTTGATAAAAAATTTAGACAGCTAGTCGATATGACAGAGGATGAAACTAATTTTCACATGAAGCAGAGTGCCTTCCTCTACCAACTTGCAGCTCAAACCATGCCGAAGAGTCTCCATTGTCTGTCAATGCGATTAACTGTTGAGTTTTTTAGATCTTCATTTGATACTGAGACTGTGCCGATGGAGAAATTTCTAAATCCGGATTTATACCACTACATTGTGTTCTCCACGAATATACTTGCATCATCTGTTGTGATCAACTCAACCGTGATGCATGCAAAA GAAAGTGAGAAACAGGTTTTTCATCTGCTCACTGACAGGGAAAATTACTTTGCCATGAAGTTTTGGTATTTCAGAAACAAGTATAAAGAAGCCTCAGTTCAAGTGCTGAACATTGAAGACATTAAGTTGTTTGACCATCATAAAGTGGCACCAATGCATCTGTCATTGCCTGAGGAATATCGTGTTTCATTTCATAGGGTTGATGAACTGTCTTTCTCACTATCTAGAACAGAATACATATCCATGTTTTCACATTCTCACTATCTCCTTCCTAAAATATTTCGTACTTTGGAGAAAGTTGTGGTTTTGGAAGATGACGTAGTCGTTCAGAGTGACTTGTCAGCCCTCTGGGACATTGACATGGGGGAAAAAGTGAATGGTGCCGTGCAATTATGTGCAGTGAAGTTGGCTCAGATGAAAAATTATTTCTCCAGAAACACTATTTATGAAAACTCTTGTGCTTGGACATCGGGGGTAAATGTAATTGATTTATCTAGGTGGAGGGCACATAATATTTCAGAAACGTTTCAGAGGTTGGTGCAAGAG ATGAGCAGAGAAGAGGGAACATCCGAAACTACTACATTAAGCGCTAGCTTGCTCACCTTCCAAGGTTTAGTTTATTCTCTTGATGGTAGTTGGATGCTATCTGGTCTAGGACGTAATTATGGCATCGATTTGGAGGCTGTCAATTCTGCAGCAATGTTGCACTTTGATGGAAACATGAAACCGTGGCTTGAACTTGGCATTCCCAAGTACAGAAGCTTTTGGAAAATGTTCCTAAACCAACAAGATTCGTTCTTAAATGACTGTAATGTGATTCAATAG
- the LOC140818636 gene encoding probable galacturonosyltransferase 7 isoform X2 translates to MKGVVGGSAKRRWRNLVIPVVGLVVLSMLVPLVFLLGLHSGSHSTGDATHQRNSQPNPLRPIDQDNDAGKREKLEVHQSKHVNDLLERLSPSFPKEFGNNSKRGGNETGFSMPADLPKQAQPVIDTGPVVKNYTGEHRRSADESDLICEFRFGSYCLWGREHKEKMEDAMVKRMKDLLFVARAYYPSIAKLPSFEKLSHEMKQNIQEFERVLSETTTDKDLPPGNEKKIPEMEAVIAKAKSCPVDCNNVDKKFRQLVDMTEDETNFHMKQSAFLYQLAAQTMPKSLHCLSMRLTVEFFRSSFDTETVPMEKFLNPDLYHYIVFSTNILASSVVINSTVMHAKESEKQVFHLLTDRENYFAMKFWYFRNKYKEASVQVLNIEDIKLFDHHKVAPMHLSLPEEYRVSFHRVDELSFSLSRTEYISMFSHSHYLLPKIFRTLEKVVVLEDDVVVQSDLSALWDIDMGEKVNGAVQLCAVKLAQMKNYFSRNTIYENSCAWTSGVNVIDLSRWRAHNISETFQRLVQEMSREEGTSETTTLSASLLTFQGLVYSLDGSWMLSGLGRNYGIDLEAVNSAAMLHFDGNMKPWLELGIPKYRSFWKMFLNQQDSFLNDCNVIQ, encoded by the exons ATGAAGGGCGTGGTTGGAGGTTCGGCGAAGAGAAGATGGAGAAATCTGGTGATTCCGGTGGTTGGACTCGTCGTCCTATCAATGCTCGTCCCACTCGTCTTTTTGCTGGGCCTCCACAGCGGTTCGCACTCCACTG GAGACGCCACTCATCAGCGGAATTCACAACCT AATCCATTGAGACCTATTGATCAAGACAATGATGCTGGTAAAAGAGAAAAATTAGAG GTTcatcaatctaaacatgtaaatgACCTTTTAGAAAGATTGTCCCCTTCTTTTCCCAAG GAATTCGGGAATAACTCCAAGAGAGGTGGGAATGAAACAG GGTTTTCCATGCCAGCTGATTTGCCGAAACAAGCACAGCCAGTAATT GATACTGGACCTGTTGTCAAAAACTATACTGGAGAACATAGAAGAAGTGCTGATGAAAGTGATCTGATCTGTGAATTTAGGTTTGGGAGTTATTGTTTATGGGGTCGAGAACATAAGGAAAAAATGGAAGATGCTATGGTGAAGCGGATGAAGGACCTACTTTTTGTTGCTCGTGCTTACTATCCAAGTATTGCAAAACTTCCATCATTTGAAAAATTGTCTCATGAAATGAAGCAAAATATTCAGGAGTTTGAACGTGTTCTTAGCGAAACAACAACGGATAAAGATCTTCCCCCTGG GAATGAAAAGAAGATTCCTGAAATGGAGGCCGTGATTGCAAAGGCAAAATCATGTCCTGTTGATTGTAACAATGTTGATAAAAAATTTAGACAGCTAGTCGATATGACAGAGGATGAAACTAATTTTCACATGAAGCAGAGTGCCTTCCTCTACCAACTTGCAGCTCAAACCATGCCGAAGAGTCTCCATTGTCTGTCAATGCGATTAACTGTTGAGTTTTTTAGATCTTCATTTGATACTGAGACTGTGCCGATGGAGAAATTTCTAAATCCGGATTTATACCACTACATTGTGTTCTCCACGAATATACTTGCATCATCTGTTGTGATCAACTCAACCGTGATGCATGCAAAA GAAAGTGAGAAACAGGTTTTTCATCTGCTCACTGACAGGGAAAATTACTTTGCCATGAAGTTTTGGTATTTCAGAAACAAGTATAAAGAAGCCTCAGTTCAAGTGCTGAACATTGAAGACATTAAGTTGTTTGACCATCATAAAGTGGCACCAATGCATCTGTCATTGCCTGAGGAATATCGTGTTTCATTTCATAGGGTTGATGAACTGTCTTTCTCACTATCTAGAACAGAATACATATCCATGTTTTCACATTCTCACTATCTCCTTCCTAAAATATTTCGTACTTTGGAGAAAGTTGTGGTTTTGGAAGATGACGTAGTCGTTCAGAGTGACTTGTCAGCCCTCTGGGACATTGACATGGGGGAAAAAGTGAATGGTGCCGTGCAATTATGTGCAGTGAAGTTGGCTCAGATGAAAAATTATTTCTCCAGAAACACTATTTATGAAAACTCTTGTGCTTGGACATCGGGGGTAAATGTAATTGATTTATCTAGGTGGAGGGCACATAATATTTCAGAAACGTTTCAGAGGTTGGTGCAAGAG ATGAGCAGAGAAGAGGGAACATCCGAAACTACTACATTAAGCGCTAGCTTGCTCACCTTCCAAGGTTTAGTTTATTCTCTTGATGGTAGTTGGATGCTATCTGGTCTAGGACGTAATTATGGCATCGATTTGGAGGCTGTCAATTCTGCAGCAATGTTGCACTTTGATGGAAACATGAAACCGTGGCTTGAACTTGGCATTCCCAAGTACAGAAGCTTTTGGAAAATGTTCCTAAACCAACAAGATTCGTTCTTAAATGACTGTAATGTGATTCAATAG
- the LOC140818636 gene encoding probable galacturonosyltransferase 7 isoform X4 — MKGVVGGSAKRRWRNLVIPVVGLVVLSMLVPLVFLLGLHSGDATHQRNSQPNPLRPIDQDNDAGKREKLEVHQSKHVNDLLERLSPSFPKEFGNNSKRGGNETGFSMPADLPKQAQPVIDTGPVVKNYTGEHRRSADESDLICEFRFGSYCLWGREHKEKMEDAMVKRMKDLLFVARAYYPSIAKLPSFEKLSHEMKQNIQEFERVLSETTTDKDLPPGNEKKIPEMEAVIAKAKSCPVDCNNVDKKFRQLVDMTEDETNFHMKQSAFLYQLAAQTMPKSLHCLSMRLTVEFFRSSFDTETVPMEKFLNPDLYHYIVFSTNILASSVVINSTVMHAKESEKQVFHLLTDRENYFAMKFWYFRNKYKEASVQVLNIEDIKLFDHHKVAPMHLSLPEEYRVSFHRVDELSFSLSRTEYISMFSHSHYLLPKIFRTLEKVVVLEDDVVVQSDLSALWDIDMGEKVNGAVQLCAVKLAQMKNYFSRNTIYENSCAWTSGVNVIDLSRWRAHNISETFQRLVQEMSREEGTSETTTLSASLLTFQGLVYSLDGSWMLSGLGRNYGIDLEAVNSAAMLHFDGNMKPWLELGIPKYRSFWKMFLNQQDSFLNDCNVIQ, encoded by the exons ATGAAGGGCGTGGTTGGAGGTTCGGCGAAGAGAAGATGGAGAAATCTGGTGATTCCGGTGGTTGGACTCGTCGTCCTATCAATGCTCGTCCCACTCGTCTTTTTGCTGGGCCTCCACAGCG GAGACGCCACTCATCAGCGGAATTCACAACCT AATCCATTGAGACCTATTGATCAAGACAATGATGCTGGTAAAAGAGAAAAATTAGAG GTTcatcaatctaaacatgtaaatgACCTTTTAGAAAGATTGTCCCCTTCTTTTCCCAAG GAATTCGGGAATAACTCCAAGAGAGGTGGGAATGAAACAG GGTTTTCCATGCCAGCTGATTTGCCGAAACAAGCACAGCCAGTAATT GATACTGGACCTGTTGTCAAAAACTATACTGGAGAACATAGAAGAAGTGCTGATGAAAGTGATCTGATCTGTGAATTTAGGTTTGGGAGTTATTGTTTATGGGGTCGAGAACATAAGGAAAAAATGGAAGATGCTATGGTGAAGCGGATGAAGGACCTACTTTTTGTTGCTCGTGCTTACTATCCAAGTATTGCAAAACTTCCATCATTTGAAAAATTGTCTCATGAAATGAAGCAAAATATTCAGGAGTTTGAACGTGTTCTTAGCGAAACAACAACGGATAAAGATCTTCCCCCTGG GAATGAAAAGAAGATTCCTGAAATGGAGGCCGTGATTGCAAAGGCAAAATCATGTCCTGTTGATTGTAACAATGTTGATAAAAAATTTAGACAGCTAGTCGATATGACAGAGGATGAAACTAATTTTCACATGAAGCAGAGTGCCTTCCTCTACCAACTTGCAGCTCAAACCATGCCGAAGAGTCTCCATTGTCTGTCAATGCGATTAACTGTTGAGTTTTTTAGATCTTCATTTGATACTGAGACTGTGCCGATGGAGAAATTTCTAAATCCGGATTTATACCACTACATTGTGTTCTCCACGAATATACTTGCATCATCTGTTGTGATCAACTCAACCGTGATGCATGCAAAA GAAAGTGAGAAACAGGTTTTTCATCTGCTCACTGACAGGGAAAATTACTTTGCCATGAAGTTTTGGTATTTCAGAAACAAGTATAAAGAAGCCTCAGTTCAAGTGCTGAACATTGAAGACATTAAGTTGTTTGACCATCATAAAGTGGCACCAATGCATCTGTCATTGCCTGAGGAATATCGTGTTTCATTTCATAGGGTTGATGAACTGTCTTTCTCACTATCTAGAACAGAATACATATCCATGTTTTCACATTCTCACTATCTCCTTCCTAAAATATTTCGTACTTTGGAGAAAGTTGTGGTTTTGGAAGATGACGTAGTCGTTCAGAGTGACTTGTCAGCCCTCTGGGACATTGACATGGGGGAAAAAGTGAATGGTGCCGTGCAATTATGTGCAGTGAAGTTGGCTCAGATGAAAAATTATTTCTCCAGAAACACTATTTATGAAAACTCTTGTGCTTGGACATCGGGGGTAAATGTAATTGATTTATCTAGGTGGAGGGCACATAATATTTCAGAAACGTTTCAGAGGTTGGTGCAAGAG ATGAGCAGAGAAGAGGGAACATCCGAAACTACTACATTAAGCGCTAGCTTGCTCACCTTCCAAGGTTTAGTTTATTCTCTTGATGGTAGTTGGATGCTATCTGGTCTAGGACGTAATTATGGCATCGATTTGGAGGCTGTCAATTCTGCAGCAATGTTGCACTTTGATGGAAACATGAAACCGTGGCTTGAACTTGGCATTCCCAAGTACAGAAGCTTTTGGAAAATGTTCCTAAACCAACAAGATTCGTTCTTAAATGACTGTAATGTGATTCAATAG
- the LOC140818636 gene encoding probable galacturonosyltransferase 7 isoform X8 translates to MKGVVGGSAKRRWRNLVIPVVGLVVLSMLVPLVFLLGLHSGDATHQRNSQPEFGNNSKRGGNETGFSMPADLPKQAQPVIDTGPVVKNYTGEHRRSADESDLICEFRFGSYCLWGREHKEKMEDAMVKRMKDLLFVARAYYPSIAKLPSFEKLSHEMKQNIQEFERVLSETTTDKDLPPGNEKKIPEMEAVIAKAKSCPVDCNNVDKKFRQLVDMTEDETNFHMKQSAFLYQLAAQTMPKSLHCLSMRLTVEFFRSSFDTETVPMEKFLNPDLYHYIVFSTNILASSVVINSTVMHAKESEKQVFHLLTDRENYFAMKFWYFRNKYKEASVQVLNIEDIKLFDHHKVAPMHLSLPEEYRVSFHRVDELSFSLSRTEYISMFSHSHYLLPKIFRTLEKVVVLEDDVVVQSDLSALWDIDMGEKVNGAVQLCAVKLAQMKNYFSRNTIYENSCAWTSGVNVIDLSRWRAHNISETFQRLVQEMSREEGTSETTTLSASLLTFQGLVYSLDGSWMLSGLGRNYGIDLEAVNSAAMLHFDGNMKPWLELGIPKYRSFWKMFLNQQDSFLNDCNVIQ, encoded by the exons ATGAAGGGCGTGGTTGGAGGTTCGGCGAAGAGAAGATGGAGAAATCTGGTGATTCCGGTGGTTGGACTCGTCGTCCTATCAATGCTCGTCCCACTCGTCTTTTTGCTGGGCCTCCACAGCG GAGACGCCACTCATCAGCGGAATTCACAACCT GAATTCGGGAATAACTCCAAGAGAGGTGGGAATGAAACAG GGTTTTCCATGCCAGCTGATTTGCCGAAACAAGCACAGCCAGTAATT GATACTGGACCTGTTGTCAAAAACTATACTGGAGAACATAGAAGAAGTGCTGATGAAAGTGATCTGATCTGTGAATTTAGGTTTGGGAGTTATTGTTTATGGGGTCGAGAACATAAGGAAAAAATGGAAGATGCTATGGTGAAGCGGATGAAGGACCTACTTTTTGTTGCTCGTGCTTACTATCCAAGTATTGCAAAACTTCCATCATTTGAAAAATTGTCTCATGAAATGAAGCAAAATATTCAGGAGTTTGAACGTGTTCTTAGCGAAACAACAACGGATAAAGATCTTCCCCCTGG GAATGAAAAGAAGATTCCTGAAATGGAGGCCGTGATTGCAAAGGCAAAATCATGTCCTGTTGATTGTAACAATGTTGATAAAAAATTTAGACAGCTAGTCGATATGACAGAGGATGAAACTAATTTTCACATGAAGCAGAGTGCCTTCCTCTACCAACTTGCAGCTCAAACCATGCCGAAGAGTCTCCATTGTCTGTCAATGCGATTAACTGTTGAGTTTTTTAGATCTTCATTTGATACTGAGACTGTGCCGATGGAGAAATTTCTAAATCCGGATTTATACCACTACATTGTGTTCTCCACGAATATACTTGCATCATCTGTTGTGATCAACTCAACCGTGATGCATGCAAAA GAAAGTGAGAAACAGGTTTTTCATCTGCTCACTGACAGGGAAAATTACTTTGCCATGAAGTTTTGGTATTTCAGAAACAAGTATAAAGAAGCCTCAGTTCAAGTGCTGAACATTGAAGACATTAAGTTGTTTGACCATCATAAAGTGGCACCAATGCATCTGTCATTGCCTGAGGAATATCGTGTTTCATTTCATAGGGTTGATGAACTGTCTTTCTCACTATCTAGAACAGAATACATATCCATGTTTTCACATTCTCACTATCTCCTTCCTAAAATATTTCGTACTTTGGAGAAAGTTGTGGTTTTGGAAGATGACGTAGTCGTTCAGAGTGACTTGTCAGCCCTCTGGGACATTGACATGGGGGAAAAAGTGAATGGTGCCGTGCAATTATGTGCAGTGAAGTTGGCTCAGATGAAAAATTATTTCTCCAGAAACACTATTTATGAAAACTCTTGTGCTTGGACATCGGGGGTAAATGTAATTGATTTATCTAGGTGGAGGGCACATAATATTTCAGAAACGTTTCAGAGGTTGGTGCAAGAG ATGAGCAGAGAAGAGGGAACATCCGAAACTACTACATTAAGCGCTAGCTTGCTCACCTTCCAAGGTTTAGTTTATTCTCTTGATGGTAGTTGGATGCTATCTGGTCTAGGACGTAATTATGGCATCGATTTGGAGGCTGTCAATTCTGCAGCAATGTTGCACTTTGATGGAAACATGAAACCGTGGCTTGAACTTGGCATTCCCAAGTACAGAAGCTTTTGGAAAATGTTCCTAAACCAACAAGATTCGTTCTTAAATGACTGTAATGTGATTCAATAG